A window of Longispora fulva contains these coding sequences:
- a CDS encoding TetR/AcrR family transcriptional regulator: MSQGGNGVKKGLTRERILDAALGYVDGHGLAALSMRKLGAELGVEAMTIYHYFPNKEALLDGLVDRTLELAFTGPPPAEDDSWVPWLRRFTHGFRSVLLAHPGILPLAATRPLNSPDGLRVLDGWLGGLRAAGLPLGRAMDMLNVLATLTIGLTLAEVGRTPGHEGSEPDLDGRDLGAFPNLAEVLTTGVGLDFDHRFAEAVDILLAGYAGL, encoded by the coding sequence GTGAGTCAAGGGGGTAACGGTGTGAAGAAGGGCCTGACCCGGGAGCGAATCCTCGACGCCGCGCTGGGCTATGTGGACGGCCACGGCCTGGCGGCGCTGTCCATGCGCAAACTCGGCGCGGAGCTGGGCGTCGAGGCGATGACCATCTACCACTACTTCCCGAACAAGGAAGCCCTGCTCGACGGGCTCGTGGACCGGACGCTCGAACTCGCCTTCACCGGCCCGCCACCGGCGGAGGACGATTCCTGGGTGCCCTGGCTGCGCCGGTTCACCCACGGCTTCCGCTCAGTCCTGCTCGCCCATCCCGGAATCCTCCCGCTGGCCGCGACCCGGCCGCTGAACTCGCCCGACGGTCTACGCGTGCTCGACGGCTGGTTGGGCGGGCTCCGGGCGGCAGGGCTGCCCCTCGGGCGGGCCATGGACATGCTCAACGTGCTGGCGACCCTCACCATCGGCCTCACGCTCGCCGAGGTCGGCCGGACGCCCGGTCACGAGGGCAGCGAGCCGGACCTGGACGGGCGGGACCTGGGCGCCTTTCCGAATCTCGCCGAGGTGCTGACCACCGGGGTCGGGCTCGACTTCGACCACCGCTTCGCCGAGGCGGTCGACATCCTGCTCGCCGGATACGCGGGTCTCTAG
- the purD gene encoding phosphoribosylamine--glycine ligase, protein MRVLVIGTGGREHALVTALSLDPAVSHVLAAPGNPGMAPLAELRAVDPMDPGAVAALAVDTAADLVIVGPEAPLVAGVADAVRAAGVACFGPSIEAARLEGSKDFSKGVMAAAGVPTARSYTCDTPEQAAAALDEFGPTYVVKDDALAAGKGVVVTDDRDAALAHAAACGRVVIEEYLDGPEVSLFVVCHGLTGVPLLPAQDFKRIGDGDTGPNTGGMGAYAPLTWAPADLVPTVMSQVVGPVLREMADRGTPFQGLLFVGLALTAKGPKVIEFNVRFGDPETQVVLPLLRTGLGGLLTAAATGTLAEHPPLEWRDGGAVAVVMASAGYPASSRSGDVITGAEAPGVIHAGTALRADGALVTAGGRVLCCTAVADSVAGARAAAYQLVEKVRFDGEQHRTDIAR, encoded by the coding sequence GTGCGCGTACTTGTGATCGGCACCGGGGGACGCGAGCATGCCCTGGTCACCGCCCTGTCCCTCGACCCAGCCGTCAGCCACGTCCTGGCGGCCCCCGGCAACCCCGGGATGGCCCCGCTCGCCGAGCTGCGCGCCGTCGACCCGATGGACCCGGGGGCCGTCGCGGCCCTGGCTGTGGACACCGCCGCCGACCTGGTCATCGTCGGCCCCGAGGCGCCGCTGGTCGCCGGGGTCGCCGACGCGGTCCGCGCCGCCGGGGTCGCCTGCTTCGGGCCGTCGATCGAGGCCGCCCGGCTGGAGGGCTCCAAGGACTTCTCCAAGGGCGTGATGGCCGCCGCCGGGGTGCCGACCGCGCGGTCGTACACGTGTGACACCCCCGAGCAGGCCGCCGCCGCGCTCGACGAGTTCGGCCCGACGTACGTGGTCAAGGATGACGCGCTGGCCGCCGGCAAGGGCGTCGTGGTCACCGATGACCGGGACGCGGCCCTCGCGCACGCCGCGGCCTGTGGCCGGGTGGTGATCGAGGAGTACCTGGACGGGCCGGAGGTCTCGCTGTTCGTGGTGTGCCACGGGCTGACCGGTGTGCCGCTGCTCCCCGCGCAGGACTTCAAGCGGATCGGCGACGGCGACACGGGGCCGAACACCGGCGGGATGGGCGCGTACGCCCCGCTGACCTGGGCGCCCGCCGATCTGGTGCCGACCGTGATGTCGCAGGTGGTGGGGCCGGTGCTCCGGGAGATGGCGGATCGGGGTACCCCCTTCCAGGGGCTCCTGTTCGTCGGTCTCGCCCTGACGGCCAAGGGCCCGAAGGTGATCGAGTTCAACGTGCGGTTCGGCGACCCGGAGACCCAGGTCGTGCTGCCGCTGCTCCGGACGGGGCTCGGTGGGCTGCTGACCGCCGCCGCGACCGGCACCCTCGCCGAGCACCCGCCGCTGGAGTGGCGGGACGGCGGCGCGGTGGCGGTCGTCATGGCGTCGGCCGGCTACCCGGCCTCGTCGCGGTCCGGGGACGTCATCACCGGCGCCGAGGCCCCGGGCGTCATCCACGCCGGCACGGCACTGCGCGCGGACGGCGCGCTCGTCACGGCCGGTGGCCGGGTGCTGTGCTGCACGGCGGTCGCCGACTCGGTGGCCGGAGCCCGGGCGGCGGCGTACCAGCTGGTGGAAAAGGTGCGCTTCGACGGGGAACAGCACCGGACGGACATCGCCAGGTAG
- a CDS encoding ribbon-helix-helix protein, CopG family yields MAMTLRLSESQSAALRQRAELEGRSMQQVALDAIEEYLVRAADDATTDELAARGAHRFAELLRRLGE; encoded by the coding sequence ATGGCCATGACTCTCCGCCTCAGCGAATCCCAGAGCGCCGCGCTCCGGCAGCGCGCCGAGCTCGAGGGCCGCAGCATGCAACAGGTCGCCCTCGACGCCATCGAGGAGTATCTCGTCCGCGCCGCCGACGACGCCACCACCGACGAGCTGGCCGCCCGGGGCGCGCACCGGTTCGCCGAGCTGCTGCGACGGCTCGGGGAGTGA
- a CDS encoding type II toxin-antitoxin system death-on-curing family toxin — protein MTSYLTLEQTLRIARAAVGGPVGMRDLGLLDAAVHRPQATVFGQDAYPTLFTKAAALLHSIATSHPLVDGNKRLAWLATYVFCAKNGVELDPTDDGAYALVTDVASGRVNEVAAIAATLESFIRR, from the coding sequence GTGACCAGCTACCTGACGCTGGAGCAGACCCTCCGGATCGCCCGCGCTGCCGTCGGCGGCCCCGTGGGAATGCGCGACCTGGGGCTGCTCGACGCGGCTGTGCACCGGCCGCAGGCGACGGTCTTCGGGCAGGACGCGTATCCGACCCTGTTCACCAAGGCCGCCGCGCTGCTGCACTCGATCGCGACGAGCCACCCGCTGGTCGACGGCAACAAACGCCTGGCCTGGTTGGCGACGTACGTGTTCTGCGCCAAGAACGGCGTCGAGCTGGACCCGACCGACGACGGGGCGTACGCGCTGGTGACGGACGTGGCCTCGGGCCGGGTCAACGAGGTGGCGGCGATCGCGGCGACGTTGGAGTCGTTCATCCGCCGATGA
- a CDS encoding adenylosuccinate synthase, giving the protein MSAIILIGAQWGDEGKGKITDMLGGQTDYVVRYSGGNNAGHTVVTPDGQKYALHLLPSGALSPTAIIVIGNGVVIDPKVLLAEIDGLAERGMDVTPRLRISGDAHLVMPHHRALDRVVERYLGSAKIGTTGRGIGPSYGDKVARMGIRAQDLLDPGILRKKLELALREKNQILTKVYNRKAIDLESVLEEYLGYAERIAPFIVDTRTLIWDALDRGDIVLFEGAQATMLDMDHGTYPFVTSSNPISAGACVGAGVPPTRITQVIGVTKAYTTRVGSGPFPTELHDEMGEHIRKTGGEYGTTTGRERRTGWFDAVIGRYATRLNGITDLVVTKLDILSGIEQVPICVAYDVDGVRHHDIPMTQTDFHHATPVYEYLPGWDEDISKARVFSDLPVNAQNYIKRIEELCGTKVSIVGVGPGRDENVVIHELIPRR; this is encoded by the coding sequence ATGTCAGCAATTATTCTTATTGGCGCGCAGTGGGGCGATGAAGGCAAGGGAAAGATCACCGACATGCTCGGCGGTCAGACCGACTACGTCGTGCGCTACTCGGGCGGCAACAACGCCGGTCACACCGTGGTGACCCCGGACGGCCAGAAGTACGCGCTGCACCTGCTGCCGTCGGGCGCGCTCTCCCCCACCGCGATCATCGTGATCGGCAACGGCGTCGTCATCGACCCGAAGGTCCTGCTCGCCGAGATCGACGGCCTGGCCGAGCGCGGCATGGACGTCACGCCCCGGCTCCGGATCTCCGGCGACGCGCACCTGGTCATGCCGCACCACCGCGCGCTGGACCGGGTCGTCGAGCGCTACCTCGGCTCCGCCAAGATCGGCACCACCGGCCGGGGCATCGGCCCCTCCTACGGCGACAAGGTCGCCCGGATGGGCATCCGCGCCCAGGACCTGCTCGACCCGGGCATCCTGCGCAAGAAGCTCGAGCTGGCGCTGCGCGAGAAGAACCAGATCCTCACCAAGGTGTACAACCGCAAGGCGATCGACCTGGAGTCGGTCCTCGAGGAGTACCTCGGCTACGCGGAGCGGATCGCGCCCTTCATCGTCGACACCCGCACCCTGATCTGGGACGCGCTCGACCGGGGCGACATCGTCCTGTTCGAGGGCGCGCAGGCCACGATGCTCGACATGGACCACGGCACCTACCCGTTCGTCACCTCGTCGAACCCGATCTCCGCCGGGGCCTGCGTCGGGGCCGGCGTGCCGCCCACCCGGATCACCCAGGTGATCGGCGTGACCAAGGCGTACACCACGCGGGTGGGCTCCGGGCCCTTCCCGACCGAGCTGCATGACGAGATGGGCGAGCACATCCGCAAGACGGGTGGCGAGTACGGCACGACGACCGGCCGCGAACGCCGCACCGGCTGGTTCGACGCCGTCATCGGCCGGTACGCGACCCGGCTCAACGGCATCACCGACCTCGTCGTCACCAAGCTCGACATCCTGTCCGGGATCGAACAGGTGCCGATCTGCGTGGCCTACGACGTCGACGGGGTGCGCCACCACGACATCCCGATGACCCAGACGGACTTCCACCACGCGACGCCGGTGTACGAGTACCTGCCCGGTTGGGACGAGGACATCTCCAAGGCGCGGGTGTTCTCGGACCTGCCGGTCAACGCGCAGAACTACATCAAGCGCATCGAGGAGCTGTGCGGCACCAAGGTGAGCATCGTGGGCGTCGGCCCCGGCCGGGACGAGAACGTCGTCATCCACGAGCTGATCCCGCGCCGCTGA
- a CDS encoding DUF3151 domain-containing protein, translating to MKNLMPGVPETLLDIETGPAAALAAGEDPSTVAAQYPTSSAAWAALADRAYQAGEVVTSYAFARTGYHRGLDQLRRAGWKGHGPVPWNHEPNQGFLRALHALGRAADAIGESDEAARCAQFLRDCDPAAGDALTG from the coding sequence ATGAAGAATCTGATGCCCGGAGTGCCGGAAACCCTGCTCGACATCGAGACCGGCCCGGCCGCCGCGCTGGCCGCCGGTGAGGACCCGTCGACCGTCGCCGCGCAGTACCCGACGTCGAGTGCCGCCTGGGCGGCGCTCGCCGACCGTGCCTACCAGGCCGGCGAGGTCGTCACGTCCTACGCCTTCGCCCGCACCGGCTACCACCGCGGCCTCGACCAGCTCCGGCGCGCCGGCTGGAAGGGGCACGGCCCGGTGCCGTGGAACCACGAGCCCAACCAGGGCTTCCTGCGCGCCCTGCACGCCCTGGGCCGGGCGGCTGACGCGATCGGCGAGTCGGACGAGGCGGCACGCTGTGCCCAGTTCCTCCGTGATTGTGATCCCGCGGCTGGGGATGCCCTCACCGGCTGA
- a CDS encoding LOG family protein, producing MAYSPDEIESLAELAPYVEHGSLSGLTLQGLDLSGVDLSGVALADTLFVGCHFRDREIAAEMVRRGAAVIPPFPDAPFSTHPSGLYTAEDLAAGFAQDGFEGMYDTVVYRHFVKQGGATPDVRTAIAQRLHDAGIDDALEEAMAEWRHLRPGGPVVGIMGGHAEPRGSRGYRQAAEISHRLTRQGALVVTGGGPGVMEAANLGAYLPDGAALSAAVDELATAPDFRDHDRYTKKALDLRAEFPSDGGGLAIPTWLYGHEPANLFAAKIAKYFSNALREDIILRLARGGIVFAEGKAGTVQEVFQAATKTFYATDGPSGPFVFLGTRYWTEDVPAPALLRTLLTGTPGGDRSHLVLVTDDIDEALAIITGA from the coding sequence ATGGCCTACAGCCCCGATGAGATCGAGTCCCTCGCCGAGCTCGCCCCGTACGTCGAGCACGGCAGCCTGTCCGGCCTGACCCTGCAGGGCCTGGACCTGTCGGGCGTCGACCTGTCCGGCGTGGCCCTCGCCGACACCCTGTTCGTCGGCTGCCACTTCCGGGACCGCGAGATCGCCGCCGAGATGGTCCGCCGGGGCGCGGCGGTCATCCCGCCGTTCCCGGACGCGCCGTTCTCCACCCACCCGTCGGGGCTGTACACGGCCGAGGACCTCGCGGCGGGGTTCGCCCAGGACGGCTTCGAGGGCATGTACGACACCGTCGTCTACCGGCACTTCGTCAAGCAGGGCGGCGCGACCCCCGACGTGCGCACGGCGATCGCCCAGCGGCTGCACGACGCCGGCATCGACGACGCGCTCGAGGAGGCCATGGCCGAGTGGCGCCACCTGCGGCCGGGCGGCCCCGTGGTGGGCATCATGGGCGGGCACGCCGAGCCGCGCGGATCACGGGGGTACCGGCAGGCCGCCGAGATCAGCCACCGGCTCACCCGCCAGGGCGCGCTCGTGGTCACCGGTGGCGGCCCCGGGGTGATGGAGGCGGCCAACCTGGGCGCGTACCTGCCGGACGGGGCGGCGCTGTCGGCCGCCGTGGACGAGTTGGCGACGGCACCGGATTTCCGGGATCACGACCGGTACACGAAAAAGGCTCTGGATCTTCGCGCGGAATTTCCGTCGGACGGTGGCGGACTGGCCATTCCCACCTGGTTGTACGGCCACGAACCAGCGAATCTCTTCGCCGCCAAGATCGCCAAGTATTTCAGCAACGCGTTGCGCGAGGACATCATTCTCCGACTCGCCCGGGGCGGAATCGTGTTCGCGGAGGGTAAGGCCGGCACGGTGCAGGAGGTCTTCCAGGCCGCGACGAAGACCTTCTATGCCACCGACGGCCCCAGTGGCCCGTTCGTGTTCCTCGGCACGCGCTACTGGACCGAGGACGTGCCGGCCCCGGCGCTGCTCCGCACCCTGCTCACGGGCACTCCGGGCGGGGACCGGTCGCACCTTGTCCTGGTCACGGACGACATCGACGAGGCATTGGCGATCATCACCGGGGCGTAG
- the fbaA gene encoding class II fructose-bisphosphate aldolase, which translates to MPIASPEVYADMLDRAKAGAFAYPAINVSSSQTLNAALRGFAEAESDGIIQVSTGGAEYLSGPTVKDMVTGSVAFAAYAHEVAKNFGVNIALHTDHCPKDKLAGFVRPLLAISAERVARGENPLFQSHMWDGSAVPLDENLQIAQELLAQAAAARIILEVEIGVVGGEEDGVVGAIDEKLYTSVEDGLATAAALGVGEKGRYMAALTFGNVHGVYKPGNVKLRPEILKEIQDAVGAKYGKDKPFDLVFHGGSGSLLSEIRDALDHGVVKMNIDTDTQYAFSRPVAAHMFQNYDGVLKVDGEVGNKKQYDPRAWGKAAEGGMAARVVEACEHLRSTGTTSSK; encoded by the coding sequence ATGCCCATCGCTTCTCCCGAGGTGTACGCCGACATGCTCGACCGCGCCAAGGCCGGCGCGTTCGCGTACCCAGCGATCAACGTGAGCTCCTCGCAGACCCTCAACGCCGCGCTCCGGGGCTTCGCCGAGGCCGAGTCCGACGGCATCATCCAGGTGTCCACCGGCGGGGCGGAGTACCTGTCCGGCCCGACGGTCAAGGACATGGTCACCGGCAGCGTCGCTTTCGCCGCGTACGCGCACGAGGTGGCCAAGAACTTCGGCGTGAACATCGCGCTGCACACCGACCACTGCCCGAAGGACAAGCTGGCCGGCTTCGTCCGCCCGCTGCTGGCGATCTCCGCCGAGCGCGTCGCCCGGGGCGAGAACCCGCTGTTCCAGTCGCACATGTGGGACGGCTCGGCCGTGCCGCTGGACGAGAACCTGCAGATCGCCCAGGAGCTGCTGGCCCAGGCCGCCGCCGCCCGGATCATCCTCGAGGTCGAGATCGGCGTCGTCGGCGGCGAGGAGGACGGCGTCGTCGGGGCGATCGACGAGAAGCTGTACACCTCGGTCGAGGACGGGCTGGCCACGGCCGCGGCGCTGGGCGTCGGCGAGAAGGGCCGCTACATGGCCGCGCTGACCTTCGGCAACGTGCACGGCGTGTACAAGCCGGGCAACGTGAAGCTGCGGCCGGAGATCCTGAAGGAGATCCAGGACGCGGTCGGCGCGAAGTACGGCAAGGACAAGCCCTTCGACCTGGTGTTCCACGGCGGTTCGGGCTCGCTGCTCTCCGAGATCCGCGACGCGCTCGACCACGGCGTGGTGAAGATGAACATCGACACCGACACCCAGTACGCGTTCAGCCGCCCGGTCGCCGCGCACATGTTCCAGAACTACGACGGCGTGCTGAAGGTCGACGGCGAGGTCGGCAACAAGAAGCAGTACGACCCGCGGGCCTGGGGCAAGGCCGCCGAGGGTGGCATGGCCGCCCGGGTCGTCGAGGCGTGCGAGCACCTGCGCTCGACGGGGACCACGTCCTCGAAGTAG
- a CDS encoding glucosaminidase domain-containing protein, producing the protein MKVLQKFAPVAAALALAAGLVAGIAGAANAADAGYPDKAPVAESLTEESFDAVAAEASSAASAFAKKAGKAGQAGDRAYGVPASVTAAQAILESGWGRSTLASKSNNYFGIKCVNKKPGPIAKSCKAYRTKEYVNGKPVYVTAYFRVYANMSDSFKDHALFLKSNSRYKACFDVKDNSSKFAQCLQSKGYATDPNYAKTLISLMKTYKLTQYDVR; encoded by the coding sequence ATGAAGGTTCTGCAGAAGTTCGCCCCCGTCGCCGCCGCACTGGCCCTCGCCGCCGGCCTGGTCGCCGGGATCGCCGGCGCCGCCAACGCCGCGGACGCCGGCTACCCGGACAAGGCCCCGGTGGCCGAGTCGCTCACCGAGGAGAGCTTCGACGCGGTGGCGGCCGAGGCGTCCAGCGCGGCGTCGGCGTTCGCGAAGAAGGCCGGCAAGGCCGGTCAGGCCGGCGACCGCGCCTACGGCGTACCGGCATCGGTCACCGCCGCGCAGGCCATCCTCGAGTCCGGCTGGGGCAGGAGCACCCTGGCCAGCAAGTCGAACAACTACTTCGGCATCAAGTGCGTGAACAAGAAGCCGGGCCCGATCGCGAAGAGCTGCAAGGCGTACAGGACGAAGGAGTACGTCAACGGCAAACCCGTCTATGTCACCGCCTACTTCCGGGTGTACGCGAACATGTCCGACTCGTTCAAGGACCACGCGCTGTTCCTGAAGTCCAACAGCCGTTACAAGGCGTGCTTCGATGTGAAGGACAACTCCTCGAAGTTCGCCCAGTGCCTGCAGAGCAAGGGCTACGCCACCGACCCGAACTACGCGAAGACCCTGATCAGCCTCATGAAGACCTACAAGCTCACCCAGTACGACGTGCGCTGA
- a CDS encoding DedA family protein, whose protein sequence is MNLADKTQAALDGLGFNPLNAKDWLQAMGPFAMIGVWFIMFAETGLLVGFFLPGDSLLFLAGVASSDVALEIVGTKISLVGLLIGAPIAAIVGAQLGHHLGARYGRKLFENQKSRLFQKLFKPEYIEKAEHYFTKFGPSKAVVLARFIPIVRTVLNPVAGMLGMPARQFFVWNVLGGVLWTDGIILGGHFLAKQILDSIGVENVDKYILPFILVIVLISMIPIFIEIIRNLRERKRAKANIG, encoded by the coding sequence GTGAACCTCGCAGACAAGACTCAGGCCGCCCTCGACGGCCTCGGATTCAACCCGCTCAACGCGAAGGACTGGCTTCAGGCCATGGGCCCGTTCGCCATGATCGGCGTCTGGTTCATCATGTTCGCCGAAACCGGCCTCCTGGTCGGATTCTTCCTGCCGGGTGACTCGCTGCTGTTCCTGGCCGGGGTCGCCTCCTCCGACGTGGCGCTCGAGATCGTCGGCACCAAGATCTCACTGGTCGGGCTGCTGATCGGCGCGCCGATCGCCGCGATCGTCGGCGCGCAGCTCGGCCACCACCTGGGCGCGAGGTACGGGCGGAAGCTGTTCGAGAACCAGAAGTCCCGGCTGTTCCAGAAGCTGTTCAAGCCGGAGTACATCGAGAAGGCCGAGCACTACTTCACGAAGTTCGGCCCGAGCAAGGCCGTGGTGCTGGCCCGGTTCATCCCCATCGTGCGCACCGTGCTGAACCCGGTGGCCGGGATGCTGGGCATGCCGGCCCGGCAGTTCTTCGTGTGGAACGTGCTCGGCGGCGTGCTCTGGACCGACGGGATCATCCTCGGCGGCCACTTCCTCGCCAAGCAGATCCTCGACAGCATCGGCGTCGAGAATGTCGACAAGTACATCCTGCCGTTCATCTTGGTGATCGTGTTGATCTCGATGATTCCGATCTTCATCGAGATCATCCGGAACCTGCGCGAGCGCAAGCGCGCCAAGGCGAATATCGGCTGA
- a CDS encoding ArsR/SmtB family transcription factor has protein sequence MKHVGAAVAEKMMPNLSPLTGEPLERADAERLAGVLKALADPARLRLLSLIQSSPDGEACVCDLTAPLGLSQPTVSHHLRILTEAQLLEREKRGVWAFYRLVPSAIGAVAELLTPPRKRGGRKTR, from the coding sequence ATGAAGCACGTGGGTGCCGCCGTGGCCGAGAAAATGATGCCCAACCTGTCGCCGCTCACCGGCGAGCCTCTGGAGCGTGCGGATGCCGAGCGCCTTGCTGGCGTGCTGAAGGCGCTCGCCGACCCGGCTCGGCTTCGCCTGCTGAGCCTGATCCAGTCGTCCCCGGACGGTGAGGCGTGCGTGTGCGACCTGACCGCGCCCCTGGGGCTGAGCCAGCCGACCGTCTCCCACCACCTGCGCATCCTCACGGAGGCCCAGCTCCTCGAGCGCGAGAAGCGCGGCGTGTGGGCCTTCTACCGCCTGGTGCCGTCCGCGATCGGCGCTGTCGCCGAGCTGCTGACCCCGCCGCGCAAGCGTGGTGGCCGCAAGACCCGCTAG
- the pyrE gene encoding orotate phosphoribosyltransferase has translation MTDRDDLLQLIKELAVVHGKVVLSSGLEADYYLDLRRISLHHAAAPLVGRVLRDLTSDWDYAAVGGLTLGADPVAGAVMHAPGRPIDAFVVRKAAKAHGMQQRIEGPSVTGKRVLVVEDVSTTGGSPLTAVEGVREAGGVVAGVALIVDRGAGDTIRAAGLDCRAAYTLKDLGLS, from the coding sequence ATGACCGACCGTGACGACCTGCTTCAGCTGATCAAGGAATTGGCCGTCGTGCACGGCAAGGTGGTGCTCTCCTCCGGTCTGGAGGCCGACTACTACCTGGACCTGCGCCGCATCTCCCTGCACCACGCCGCCGCCCCGCTGGTGGGTCGCGTGCTGCGCGATCTGACGTCCGACTGGGACTACGCCGCCGTCGGTGGCCTGACCCTGGGCGCCGACCCGGTGGCCGGCGCGGTCATGCACGCGCCCGGCCGGCCGATCGACGCGTTCGTGGTCCGCAAGGCCGCGAAGGCGCACGGTATGCAGCAGCGCATCGAGGGTCCGAGCGTCACCGGGAAACGGGTGCTGGTGGTCGAGGACGTCTCGACGACCGGCGGTAGCCCGCTGACCGCGGTGGAGGGTGTCCGCGAGGCCGGTGGGGTCGTGGCCGGGGTGGCCTTGATTGTGGACCGCGGTGCCGGGGACACGATCCGGGCCGCTGGGCTGGACTGTCGCGCCGCGTACACCCTGAAAGATCTAGGGTTGTCCTGA
- a CDS encoding SDR family NAD(P)-dependent oxidoreductase encodes MPTALITGATAGIGAEFARQLAHDGYDLVLVARDAARLESFAEGLRTEHGRVVEVLPADLAEEAGCSTVADRLAEGVDLLVNNAGIGLNTSFVKVDYADERRMLRLNVEAVLRLTHAALPHMVAQGSGGVINVSSVAGFGVLSPGSTYSSSKAWVTNFSQSIALSVRKRGVHVMSLCPGFTHTEFHDRAGISKKGQPSWSWLSAEQVVRDGLRDFRRGKLVSIPSVKYKVSVFLLRHLPSTLMYRLAGDTRGKSRDAGT; translated from the coding sequence GTGCCCACCGCTCTCATCACCGGCGCGACCGCCGGCATCGGCGCGGAGTTCGCGCGCCAGCTCGCCCACGACGGCTACGACCTGGTGCTCGTGGCCCGCGACGCGGCCCGGCTGGAGTCCTTCGCCGAGGGGCTCCGCACGGAGCACGGCAGAGTCGTCGAGGTGCTGCCGGCGGATCTGGCGGAGGAGGCCGGTTGTTCCACCGTGGCCGACCGGCTCGCCGAAGGCGTCGACCTGCTGGTCAACAATGCCGGCATCGGCCTGAACACGTCCTTCGTCAAGGTGGACTACGCCGACGAGCGCCGGATGCTCCGGCTGAACGTCGAGGCGGTGCTCCGTCTGACGCACGCGGCGTTGCCGCACATGGTCGCCCAGGGCTCGGGCGGGGTCATCAACGTGTCGTCGGTGGCGGGTTTCGGCGTGCTGTCCCCCGGCTCGACGTACTCGTCGTCGAAGGCGTGGGTCACCAACTTCAGCCAGTCGATCGCGTTGTCGGTGCGCAAGCGCGGGGTCCACGTCATGTCGTTGTGCCCCGGTTTCACCCACACCGAGTTCCACGACCGGGCGGGCATCTCGAAGAAGGGCCAGCCGTCGTGGTCATGGCTCTCGGCGGAGCAGGTTGTCCGCGACGGACTGCGGGACTTCCGGCGCGGGAAGCTGGTGTCGATACCGAGCGTGAAGTACAAGGTGTCGGTGTTCCTGCTGCGACACTTGCCGTCGACCCTGATGTATCGCCTGGCAGGGGACACCCGGGGAAAGTCGCGCGACGCAGGTACGTAA